The following proteins are encoded in a genomic region of Synechococcus sp. CBW1002:
- a CDS encoding ABC transporter permease, which translates to MARWGVGIVLAYALVALLTPLAIHLGVLADPNAGLDNPIYAAPSWGHWCGTDRLGRDVCVRTLAGSGVALQVVLIALLLALVVGVPLGMISGYLGGWVDRLLVLLMDTMYTLPVLLLSVVLAFLLGRGLPNAAAALCVVYVPQYFRVVRNQSAQVKAELFVEAARSLGAGPIWILRRYLLRNVITSVPVLLTLNAADAVLVLGGLGFLGLGLPETIPEWGSDLQQALTALPTGIWWTALYPGLAMFVLVLGLSFLGEGLESWLSGNDTGRNAL; encoded by the coding sequence ATGGCCCGCTGGGGTGTGGGGATCGTGCTCGCCTACGCCTTGGTGGCCCTGCTCACCCCGCTGGCCATCCATCTGGGCGTTCTGGCCGATCCCAACGCCGGCCTCGACAACCCCATCTATGCCGCCCCCTCCTGGGGGCACTGGTGCGGCACCGACCGCCTCGGCCGGGATGTCTGTGTGCGCACCCTGGCCGGCAGCGGTGTGGCCCTGCAGGTGGTGCTGATCGCCCTGCTGCTGGCTCTGGTGGTGGGGGTGCCTCTTGGGATGATCAGCGGCTACCTGGGGGGATGGGTGGACCGGCTGCTGGTGCTGCTGATGGACACGATGTACACCCTGCCGGTGCTGCTGCTCTCAGTGGTGCTGGCCTTTCTGCTCGGCCGCGGCCTGCCCAATGCCGCCGCGGCGCTCTGTGTGGTGTACGTGCCCCAGTACTTCCGCGTGGTGCGCAATCAGAGCGCCCAGGTGAAGGCGGAGCTGTTCGTGGAGGCGGCCCGATCCCTCGGCGCCGGACCGATCTGGATCCTGCGGCGCTACCTGCTGCGCAATGTGATCACCTCGGTGCCGGTGCTGCTCACCCTCAATGCCGCTGATGCGGTGCTGGTGCTGGGCGGCCTGGGCTTCCTCGGCCTGGGCCTGCCGGAAACCATTCCGGAGTGGGGCAGTGATCTGCAGCAGGCCCTCACGGCCTTACCCACCGGGATCTGGTGGACGGCCCTCTATCCCGGCCTGGCCATGTTCGTGCTGGTGCTGGGCCTCTCGTTCCTGGGGGAGGGCCTGGAGAGCTGGTTGAGCGGCAACGACACCGGGCGCAACGCCCTCTGA
- a CDS encoding response regulator transcription factor, with amino-acid sequence MPPRLLIVDDDPELRHFLVAELLADGYICDEAATGQQALGQIRREPFDLVLLDWSLPDFSGVEVCRRMRRSAITTPVLMLTARDDVRERVEALDSGADDYLTKPFSIEELLARIRARLRRTGLDEPDDGWLRLADLAVHPASREVRRGEKQVQLTAREFDLLHHLIRHPNEVQERRLILDTLWGANWVGDDNLLDVYVRYLRKKLEPVGRPTLIQTVRGVGFMLKEGPVRT; translated from the coding sequence ATGCCCCCGCGCCTGCTGATTGTCGACGACGACCCGGAACTGCGTCATTTCCTGGTGGCCGAACTGCTGGCGGATGGCTACATCTGCGATGAGGCGGCCACCGGCCAGCAGGCCCTGGGACAGATCCGCAGAGAGCCTTTCGATCTGGTGCTTCTCGACTGGAGCCTGCCCGATTTCAGCGGCGTTGAAGTGTGCCGGCGGATGCGCCGCAGCGCCATCACCACGCCGGTGTTGATGCTCACGGCCCGCGACGATGTACGCGAACGGGTCGAGGCCCTCGATTCCGGAGCCGACGACTATCTCACCAAGCCCTTCTCGATCGAGGAGTTGCTGGCCCGCATCCGTGCCAGGCTGCGTCGCACCGGCCTGGATGAACCGGACGATGGCTGGTTACGGCTGGCCGATCTGGCGGTGCATCCCGCCAGCCGGGAGGTGAGACGAGGGGAGAAACAGGTTCAGCTCACGGCCCGCGAGTTTGATCTGCTCCATCACCTGATCCGTCACCCCAACGAGGTGCAGGAGCGGCGCCTCATCCTCGACACCCTGTGGGGCGCGAACTGGGTGGGTGACGACAACCTGCTGGATGTGTATGTGCGCTATCTGCGCAAGAAGCTCGAGCCGGTGGGCCGCCCCACCCTGATTCAGACCGTGCGCGGCGTCGGCTTCATGCTCAAGGAGGGTCCGGTCCGCACCTGA
- the psbP gene encoding photosystem II reaction center PsbP — protein MPFLAFSWSRLRPALTALLLGVVLVGCSAAAAGLNSFQSPDGRYAFLYPTGWTRVQVSGGPQVVFHDLINSDETLSLVIGEVNPTNDLEALGSAVAVGETLRRTVIAPAGSGREADLVQADERQVGGRTFYDLEYAVHLQDRDRHELATVVIDRGRLYTFAASTNEVRWPRVKGLFQQVITSFTLQI, from the coding sequence ATGCCCTTCCTCGCCTTCAGCTGGTCCCGCCTGCGGCCGGCCCTGACCGCCCTGCTGCTGGGGGTGGTGCTGGTGGGCTGCAGCGCCGCGGCAGCGGGGCTCAACTCCTTCCAGAGCCCGGATGGTCGCTATGCCTTCCTCTATCCCACCGGCTGGACCCGGGTGCAGGTCAGTGGCGGCCCGCAGGTGGTGTTCCATGACCTGATCAACAGCGACGAGACCCTCAGCCTGGTGATCGGTGAGGTGAACCCCACCAACGACCTCGAAGCGCTCGGCAGTGCCGTGGCGGTGGGCGAGACCCTGCGCCGCACCGTGATTGCTCCAGCGGGCAGTGGCCGCGAGGCGGATCTGGTGCAGGCCGATGAGCGACAGGTGGGCGGCCGCACCTTCTACGACCTGGAGTACGCCGTGCACCTGCAGGACCGGGACCGCCACGAACTGGCGACGGTGGTGATCGACCGCGGCCGCCTCTACACCTTTGCGGCCAGCACCAACGAGGTGCGCTGGCCGCGGGTGAAGGGCCTGTTCCAGCAGGTGATCACCTCCTTCACCCTTCAGATCTGA
- a CDS encoding sensor histidine kinase KdpD — MRAQPSLRLWLQSTTLLAVLAGYCLLLALNHTLTSLQRRQSHAQLIEHLSSKLLERVSSTAQLEQLIHSMLELPGLTVRLLPAGGTSSAPLLLHGERQVLLVSRTRIGPIAGDRPLLELRQDVTDSVERERLSQLLLIAAAGLSSLFTGALLRPVLRRGLVEPLAQLSREVAAIPTPPQQAELLDVEAEPQELRPIASSFNALQERLAATWLQQRSFVDGVAHELRTPITLISGHAQSLRRQLAGADPAAAQPTALNAPESFSTSLEVICTEARRMGLLVSDLLDLARLDAGRLQLQLQPLSVEDMLLEAFGRLEQQAGGRLQLASPEAMTLPEANGDPERLQQCLAALIDNALRYSSGLITLRADYEAGPPRGLLVLHVLDQGPGVTPQEQDTIFERFFRGSASVDTRGSGLGLSVVRLLMEAMGGAVTVRSAPCGGADFRLELPSARSAASRPGPDPQVRTGPSLSMKPTPRTV, encoded by the coding sequence ATGCGTGCGCAGCCATCCCTGCGGCTGTGGCTGCAATCCACCACCCTGCTGGCGGTGCTGGCCGGTTATTGCCTGCTGCTGGCGCTGAACCACACCCTCACCTCCCTGCAGCGCCGCCAGAGCCATGCTCAGCTGATTGAGCACCTGAGCAGCAAGTTGCTGGAGCGCGTCTCCAGCACGGCCCAGCTGGAGCAGCTGATCCACTCCATGCTGGAGCTACCGGGTCTGACGGTGCGCCTGCTGCCGGCCGGCGGCACCTCCAGCGCGCCATTGCTGCTGCATGGCGAGCGCCAGGTGCTGCTGGTGAGCCGCACCCGAATCGGCCCGATCGCCGGAGATCGCCCCCTGCTGGAGCTGCGACAGGACGTGACGGACTCGGTGGAACGGGAACGGCTTTCGCAGCTGTTGCTGATTGCGGCCGCCGGACTGTCGTCCCTGTTCACCGGCGCCCTGCTGCGACCGGTGCTGCGCCGCGGCCTTGTCGAACCCCTGGCCCAGCTCAGCCGGGAGGTGGCGGCAATTCCCACCCCGCCCCAGCAGGCCGAACTGCTCGATGTGGAGGCGGAGCCGCAGGAACTCCGCCCGATTGCCAGCTCCTTCAATGCCCTGCAGGAGCGTCTGGCCGCAACATGGCTGCAGCAGCGCTCCTTCGTGGATGGTGTCGCCCATGAGCTGCGCACCCCGATCACCCTGATCTCGGGCCACGCCCAGAGCCTGCGGCGCCAGCTGGCCGGTGCCGACCCCGCCGCCGCCCAACCCACCGCGTTGAATGCCCCGGAATCCTTCAGCACCTCCCTGGAGGTGATCTGCACGGAGGCCCGCCGCATGGGCCTGCTGGTGAGCGACCTGCTCGATCTGGCTCGCCTGGACGCTGGCCGGCTGCAACTGCAGCTCCAGCCCCTTTCCGTGGAAGACATGTTGCTGGAAGCGTTTGGACGGCTGGAGCAGCAGGCCGGCGGTCGCCTGCAGCTCGCTTCCCCCGAAGCCATGACCCTTCCTGAGGCAAACGGCGATCCGGAGCGATTGCAGCAGTGCCTGGCAGCCCTGATCGACAACGCACTGCGATACAGCAGCGGATTGATCACCCTGCGGGCCGACTATGAAGCTGGCCCGCCCAGAGGCCTGCTGGTGCTGCACGTGCTGGATCAGGGACCGGGAGTGACGCCGCAGGAGCAGGACACGATCTTCGAGCGGTTCTTCAGGGGCTCAGCCTCTGTGGATACCCGCGGCAGCGGCCTGGGTCTCTCGGTGGTGCGGCTGCTGATGGAGGCGATGGGCGGAGCCGTCACCGTGCGGTCAGCTCCATGCGGCGGCGCTGACTTCCGCCTGGAGCTGCCATCCGCACGGTCTGCCGCCAGCCGCCCAGGACCGGACCCTCAGGTGCGGACCGGACCCTCCTTGAGCATGAAGCCGACGCCGCGCACGGTCTGA
- the recR gene encoding recombination mediator RecR: MIDQFERLPGIGPRTAQRLALHLLRQPEEQIRAFADALLAARSQVGSCRRCFHLSADPECEICLQEERHNGLICVVADSRDLLAMERTREYRGTYHVLGGLISPMDGIGPEALRIQPLVERVDRESISEVILALTPSVEGDTTSLYLARLLRPFTSVTRIAYGLPVGSELEYADEVTLARALEGRRPMG; this comes from the coding sequence CTGATTGATCAGTTCGAACGCCTGCCCGGGATCGGCCCCCGCACCGCCCAGCGCCTGGCCCTGCACCTGCTGCGCCAGCCTGAGGAGCAGATCCGCGCCTTCGCCGATGCCCTGCTGGCCGCCCGCAGCCAGGTGGGCAGTTGCCGGCGCTGCTTCCACCTCTCCGCCGATCCCGAATGCGAGATCTGCCTGCAGGAGGAACGCCACAACGGCCTGATCTGCGTGGTGGCGGATTCGCGCGATCTGCTGGCCATGGAACGCACCCGCGAATACCGCGGCACTTATCACGTGCTCGGCGGCCTGATCTCCCCGATGGATGGCATCGGCCCGGAGGCCCTGCGCATCCAGCCGTTGGTGGAACGGGTCGATCGCGAAAGCATCAGCGAGGTGATCCTGGCGCTCACCCCCAGCGTCGAGGGCGATACCACCAGCCTCTATCTGGCGCGCCTGCTGCGGCCGTTCACCAGCGTGACCCGTATCGCCTATGGACTGCCCGTGGGCAGCGAGCTGGAGTACGCCGATGAGGTGACCCTGGCCCGGGCCCTGGAGGGGCGCAGGCCGATGGGCTGA
- the lipA gene encoding lipoyl synthase, whose protein sequence is MSSPTSRYAAIPPRERLPSWLRRPVGSASNLEAVQAVVKQQRLHTICEEGRCPNRGECYAAGTATFLLGGPICTRSCAFCQVDKGQAPAPFDPGEAERVAEAVHSLGLRYVVLTAVARDDRPDHGASLFTATMAAIRRRDTTVGIEVLTPDFWGGHPDPAAGEAAQRQRLATVLAARPACFNHNLETVERLQGEVRRGATYSRSLALLAAARQLAPAIPTKSGLMLGLGESMDEVIAALHDLRRADCQRLTLGQYLRPSLAHIPVARYWSPAAFEELGAIARSLGFAQVRSGPLVRSSYHAAQ, encoded by the coding sequence ATGAGCTCACCCACCAGCCGCTATGCCGCGATCCCCCCCCGGGAACGGCTGCCGAGCTGGCTGCGGCGCCCCGTGGGTTCAGCCAGCAACCTGGAGGCGGTGCAGGCGGTGGTGAAGCAGCAGCGTCTGCACACCATCTGCGAGGAGGGGCGATGCCCCAACCGGGGCGAGTGCTACGCCGCCGGCACCGCCACCTTCCTGCTGGGCGGACCCATCTGCACCCGCAGCTGTGCCTTCTGCCAGGTGGACAAGGGCCAGGCGCCGGCCCCCTTCGACCCCGGGGAAGCCGAGCGGGTGGCGGAGGCCGTGCACAGCCTGGGCCTGCGCTACGTGGTGCTCACCGCCGTCGCCCGCGACGACAGGCCCGACCACGGCGCCAGCCTGTTCACCGCCACCATGGCGGCGATCCGGCGCCGTGACACCACAGTTGGCATCGAGGTGCTCACCCCTGACTTCTGGGGCGGCCACCCTGATCCGGCAGCCGGTGAAGCCGCCCAGAGGCAGCGCCTGGCCACCGTGCTGGCCGCCCGACCCGCCTGTTTCAACCACAACCTCGAGACCGTCGAGCGGCTGCAGGGCGAGGTGCGGCGTGGCGCCACCTACAGCCGCTCCCTGGCTCTGCTGGCGGCGGCGCGGCAACTGGCTCCCGCCATTCCCACCAAATCCGGGCTGATGCTCGGACTGGGCGAGAGCATGGACGAAGTGATCGCAGCGCTGCACGATCTACGCCGGGCCGACTGCCAGCGACTCACCCTGGGCCAGTACCTGCGCCCCTCCCTGGCCCACATCCCCGTGGCCCGCTACTGGAGCCCGGCCGCCTTCGAGGAGCTCGGCGCCATCGCCCGCAGCCTCGGCTTCGCGCAGGTGCGCAGCGGGCCACTGGTGCGCAGCAGTTATCACGCCGCACAATGA
- a CDS encoding carbohydrate porin: MKRVRPWGALGAAMALLMAPTLAEPLPEAHDPAAPSPGSTEATPEPTGWGSLQEWLGLPEWLQLQLEIQAEPMANPVGGKASRASWIQQSTLQIVILPWRQSGSEASRWSMRTDLTFINCNPNYAESIGAVIPLQQLADPPGFWLSAAEIRRETLPGSWGLRAGLLSLDPEFFTAPLASYYVHGALNTAPGLGTADFPVAPLHAPGAVLSLRPSEELRLDVAGFDLTAMAAQVRRFGIEGSMAGPGGWLQMVQLELTPDWLQPSSQPPSVPPSAPLQLPPGSLQLGGYLGSGPNRGLYSSLSLPVGSGPGSDRRLWFAATLGLDPAFNSIRTNLSTGVVVLGPSPGRPRDLLALGMARTGFSPGLQPPLGQEGVVELGYQLRLNDNLNLQPTLQWIVNPGARGAWPGILSSGLQVTLTF; this comes from the coding sequence ATGAAGCGAGTCCGCCCCTGGGGAGCCCTGGGCGCGGCGATGGCGCTGCTGATGGCGCCGACCCTGGCGGAACCGTTGCCCGAAGCTCATGATCCTGCGGCCCCCAGTCCTGGATCCACGGAAGCCACGCCTGAACCAACGGGCTGGGGCAGCCTGCAGGAGTGGCTGGGGCTGCCGGAATGGCTGCAGCTGCAGCTGGAGATCCAGGCCGAACCCATGGCTAATCCCGTCGGGGGCAAGGCCTCCCGGGCCAGCTGGATCCAGCAATCCACCCTGCAGATCGTCATCCTTCCCTGGCGGCAGTCCGGCTCCGAGGCGAGCCGCTGGTCGATGCGGACAGATCTGACCTTCATCAACTGTAACCCCAACTACGCCGAATCCATCGGCGCGGTGATTCCCCTGCAGCAGCTCGCCGATCCGCCGGGGTTCTGGCTCAGCGCCGCCGAGATCCGGCGCGAGACCCTCCCAGGCTCCTGGGGCCTGCGGGCCGGCCTGCTCTCGCTCGATCCAGAGTTCTTCACCGCACCGCTGGCCAGCTACTACGTCCATGGGGCCCTGAACACGGCCCCCGGTCTCGGCACCGCCGACTTCCCCGTGGCCCCCCTGCATGCCCCGGGCGCCGTGCTGAGCCTCCGCCCCTCCGAGGAGCTGCGACTGGACGTGGCCGGCTTCGATCTGACAGCCATGGCCGCCCAGGTGCGTCGGTTCGGGATCGAAGGATCCATGGCAGGGCCGGGGGGCTGGCTGCAGATGGTGCAGCTGGAACTCACGCCCGACTGGCTGCAGCCAAGCAGCCAGCCCCCATCGGTGCCCCCATCCGCGCCGCTGCAGCTGCCGCCGGGGTCACTGCAACTGGGCGGCTACCTCGGCAGCGGCCCCAACCGCGGCCTCTACAGCAGCCTCAGCCTGCCGGTGGGCAGCGGGCCCGGCAGCGATCGACGGCTCTGGTTCGCGGCCACCCTCGGTCTGGATCCGGCCTTCAATTCCATCCGCACCAACCTCAGCACCGGCGTGGTGGTGCTGGGCCCCTCCCCGGGGCGCCCCCGGGATCTGCTGGCCCTGGGGATGGCCCGCACCGGCTTCAGCCCCGGACTCCAGCCGCCGCTGGGCCAGGAGGGGGTGGTGGAGCTGGGCTATCAGCTTCGCCTGAATGACAACCTCAATCTCCAGCCCACCCTGCAGTGGATCGTCAATCCGGGCGCTCGCGGGGCCTGGCCAGGCATCCTCTCCAGCGGCCTGCAGGTCACCCTGACCTTCTGA
- a CDS encoding TolC family protein, which yields MGRSRGGRQGNRNLNHVPLLGLLLLPAMAVGPGQPGLLAPSQAQANRSTSLPEGSTEPLERSWRELDQQLRTLDTLLPQEQEAPSAADNATPPLPQTLLAPNREASGPLPAELDVPAPLSLPTAEQLGRGSIQGLSLEQALAMAFRGSAELQGQREQVAAALAELQAALGTYWPRISAVASGGSSQSGTSFYSPVGNTRLGFGPQFSTNGLATATGQPTGGALTVPTGGGAYLNESVNSVQAGLELQYALLDFARTPQVRAARARLQQSRQAYANDLRRLQLQVSEAYYQLQQADQLVRIRDATVRNDLVILQDALDLKQAGLVPRLDVLRRRAIEASDQELLIQALADRAVARRQLGVVLNLPPEVTPSASDPIQVQPRWPLDLEASLLAAYRDNPELEAVLATREALAREKDAAAAALLPTLSLFAAAGGYGANTNQFDISVSGGGCCGGTVIPVLNTNGYDWSIGLTLRWLLFDGGTTAARVRSLARREAAAAQQFAARRNDIRLRLEQAFFNHEASLAKLSSARRGVAAAMEAFRDVRLRYRTGLSNEVDLSITQERLINSLVQRLNATVNVNLTYARLLRELLPVSRDPEAPYAPELQLTELHLSEQRPSPPGP from the coding sequence ATGGGCAGGAGCCGAGGTGGCCGGCAGGGCAACCGCAACCTGAACCACGTGCCGCTGCTCGGCCTGCTGCTGCTGCCGGCGATGGCCGTGGGGCCGGGCCAGCCGGGGCTGCTCGCCCCCAGCCAGGCCCAGGCCAACCGGTCGACGTCGCTGCCCGAGGGGTCCACCGAGCCGCTGGAGCGCAGCTGGCGGGAACTCGACCAGCAGCTCCGCACCCTCGATACCTTGCTGCCGCAAGAGCAAGAGGCACCATCCGCCGCAGATAACGCCACCCCGCCCCTGCCGCAGACCCTGCTGGCACCCAACCGCGAGGCCTCCGGGCCCCTGCCGGCGGAACTGGACGTGCCCGCGCCCCTGAGCCTGCCCACGGCTGAGCAGCTGGGGCGGGGTTCGATCCAGGGCCTGAGCCTGGAGCAGGCCCTGGCGATGGCCTTTCGGGGCAGCGCCGAACTGCAGGGCCAGCGCGAGCAGGTGGCAGCGGCCCTGGCGGAGCTGCAGGCGGCCCTGGGCACCTACTGGCCCCGGATCAGTGCGGTGGCCAGCGGCGGCAGCAGCCAGAGCGGGACCAGCTTCTATTCCCCCGTGGGCAACACCAGGCTGGGTTTCGGGCCGCAGTTCTCGACCAATGGTCTGGCCACGGCGACGGGCCAGCCGACCGGCGGTGCCCTGACGGTGCCCACCGGCGGCGGCGCCTACCTGAATGAATCTGTGAACAGCGTTCAGGCAGGCCTGGAACTGCAGTACGCGCTGCTCGATTTCGCCCGCACGCCGCAGGTGAGAGCCGCCCGGGCCCGCCTGCAGCAGAGCCGCCAGGCTTACGCGAACGACCTGCGCCGGTTGCAGCTGCAGGTGAGTGAGGCCTACTACCAGCTGCAGCAGGCCGACCAGCTGGTGCGCATCCGCGACGCCACGGTGCGCAACGACCTGGTGATCCTTCAGGACGCCCTTGATCTCAAGCAGGCGGGCCTGGTGCCGCGGCTGGATGTGTTGCGCCGCCGCGCCATCGAGGCCAGCGACCAGGAGCTGCTGATCCAGGCGTTGGCCGACCGGGCCGTGGCCCGGCGCCAGCTCGGCGTGGTGCTCAACCTGCCGCCGGAGGTGACCCCCAGCGCTTCCGATCCGATCCAGGTGCAACCCCGCTGGCCCCTCGACCTGGAGGCCAGCCTGCTGGCCGCGTACCGCGACAACCCGGAACTGGAGGCGGTGCTGGCCACCCGCGAGGCCCTGGCCCGGGAGAAGGACGCGGCCGCCGCCGCCCTGCTGCCGACCCTCTCGCTGTTCGCCGCCGCCGGCGGCTACGGCGCCAACACCAATCAGTTCGACATCAGCGTCAGTGGCGGCGGCTGCTGCGGTGGCACGGTCATCCCCGTGCTGAACACCAACGGCTACGACTGGTCGATCGGACTCACCCTGCGCTGGCTGCTCTTTGATGGCGGCACCACCGCCGCGCGGGTGCGGAGCCTGGCCCGCCGGGAAGCCGCCGCGGCCCAGCAGTTCGCCGCCCGCCGCAATGACATCCGCCTGCGGCTGGAGCAGGCCTTCTTCAACCACGAGGCCAGCCTCGCCAAGCTGAGCTCCGCCCGCCGCGGCGTGGCGGCCGCCATGGAGGCCTTCCGCGATGTGCGGTTGCGCTACCGCACCGGCCTCTCCAACGAGGTGGATCTGTCGATCACCCAGGAGCGACTGATCAACAGCCTGGTGCAGCGGCTCAATGCCACCGTGAACGTGAACCTCACCTACGCCAGGCTGCTGCGGGAACTGCTGCCGGTCTCCCGTGATCCCGAGGCGCCCTATGCCCCTGAGCTGCAGCTCACTGAGCTGCACCTGAGCGAGCAGCGACCCTCGCCCCCCGGGCCCTGA
- a CDS encoding NHLP bacteriocin system secretion protein yields MTITSPDSGAPPPGPEPSAGRGARSLPHRWAGLSDHDQVGVCLAAVAGALGCWALFWPVPTEVTGQGVLVYPNNAGLLNARSGGQVRQVFVQVGDRVSRGQVLMELYLPVLEKELQQQKGNLAQLELQNRELDQRDRLRLATERLSVDTALAKLADDRDRFEALQATYADKLRNLRWLSQRQVVAPLSSEVVGAEQGFTTTSVNLDATRTQEKEVLTSYEQVKLTIDTQALQRRYQIDDLKRQVRVTEARIAFDGKVVAQRDGRLLDLQVIEGQTVSTGQRLGTLGRAAAPTAHEAPLRAVAFFAPADARRLPPGLPVEVVPLWNQRGRFGGIVGKVSQVLTLPATEEDISTTIGNPQLAQELVSKGPVMRAEITLERDATSLDGYRWTLSRGSGVFPVRDGLTIASHAYVEWRSPISYLIPGLRSITGGYRSQGMDRRWNLPFLRQPDTLP; encoded by the coding sequence ATGACGATCACCAGCCCCGACTCCGGTGCGCCCCCGCCGGGCCCCGAGCCGTCCGCCGGCCGGGGGGCGCGCTCGCTGCCCCACCGCTGGGCGGGCCTGAGCGATCACGACCAGGTGGGGGTGTGCCTGGCGGCCGTGGCTGGCGCGCTGGGGTGCTGGGCCCTGTTCTGGCCGGTGCCCACCGAGGTGACGGGGCAGGGGGTGCTCGTCTATCCGAACAACGCCGGCCTGCTCAATGCCCGCTCTGGCGGCCAGGTGCGGCAGGTCTTCGTGCAGGTGGGGGATCGGGTGAGCCGGGGCCAGGTGCTGATGGAGCTCTACCTGCCGGTGCTGGAGAAGGAACTGCAGCAGCAGAAGGGCAACCTGGCCCAGCTCGAGCTGCAGAACCGTGAACTCGATCAACGGGACCGGCTGCGGCTGGCCACCGAGCGGCTCAGTGTCGACACGGCCCTGGCCAAGCTCGCCGACGACCGCGATCGCTTCGAGGCCCTGCAGGCCACCTATGCCGACAAGCTGCGCAACCTGCGCTGGCTCAGCCAGCGGCAGGTGGTGGCGCCGCTCTCGAGTGAGGTGGTGGGTGCCGAACAGGGCTTCACCACCACCAGCGTCAATCTCGATGCCACCCGCACCCAGGAGAAGGAGGTGCTCACCAGCTATGAGCAGGTGAAGCTCACGATCGACACCCAGGCACTGCAGCGTCGCTACCAGATCGACGATCTGAAGCGCCAGGTGCGGGTCACCGAGGCCCGCATCGCCTTCGACGGCAAGGTGGTGGCCCAGCGCGACGGCAGGCTGCTGGATCTGCAGGTGATCGAGGGCCAGACCGTGAGCACCGGCCAGCGGCTGGGCACCCTGGGGCGAGCCGCCGCCCCCACCGCCCACGAGGCCCCCCTGCGGGCCGTGGCCTTCTTCGCACCGGCCGATGCCCGGCGGCTCCCTCCAGGACTGCCGGTGGAGGTGGTGCCCCTCTGGAACCAGCGCGGTCGCTTCGGCGGGATCGTGGGCAAAGTCAGCCAGGTGCTCACCCTGCCCGCCACCGAGGAGGACATCTCCACCACGATCGGCAACCCCCAGCTGGCCCAGGAGCTGGTCAGCAAAGGACCCGTGATGCGGGCCGAGATCACCCTGGAGCGCGATGCCACCAGCCTCGACGGCTACCGCTGGACCCTCTCGCGCGGCAGTGGCGTGTTTCCGGTGCGAGACGGACTCACCATTGCCAGCCACGCCTACGTGGAGTGGCGATCACCGATCAGCTACCTGATCCCCGGCCTGCGCTCGATCACCGGTGGCTACCGCAGCCAGGGGATGGACCGGCGCTGGAACCTGCCCTTCCTGCGCCAGCCCGACACCCTGCCATGA
- a CDS encoding FAD-dependent oxidoreductase encodes MSAVPQPEDPGQRPVLVVGGGIAGGLLALALADAGLAVTLVDEGFSRATALSYGGVAWWAGAPGALGALIRQAPQAWRALEHRHGPIGWHPCGLRLHGGSVLEGLWRPPFARVDAVAFRQALARMLPRAGITVLADRVLGPLERVSGGWRLRLQAQADLEADQVVLAAGAGCLALWPALGQRLRLSWAGVLALEAMPAGRPPAGSRWLEQGRRGRLVQPRHWRRRSLEQQAATLQQEAWIVDAGLAPWGKGVLVGQISLVRPPARQAEPPDPAWMEERLRQGLSQLEKSLGSLAGPYRQVPVTFCAGGIPLAGPIDAAPGLWAFTGFSGAFAQVPVLAPRLAQAMALAASRPKPG; translated from the coding sequence ATGTCGGCGGTGCCACAACCAGAGGATCCGGGTCAGCGTCCGGTGCTGGTGGTGGGCGGCGGCATTGCCGGCGGCTTGCTCGCCCTAGCCCTGGCCGATGCGGGCCTGGCGGTGACCCTCGTGGATGAGGGCTTTTCCCGTGCCACTGCCCTCAGCTACGGCGGCGTCGCCTGGTGGGCCGGGGCTCCGGGTGCGCTGGGGGCCCTGATCCGCCAGGCGCCGCAGGCCTGGCGTGCCCTGGAGCATCGTCATGGTCCGATCGGCTGGCATCCCTGCGGCCTGCGCCTGCATGGCGGCAGCGTGCTGGAAGGGTTGTGGCGCCCACCCTTCGCCCGGGTGGATGCGGTGGCGTTCCGCCAGGCCCTGGCCCGGATGCTGCCGCGAGCCGGCATCACCGTGCTGGCGGATCGGGTGCTCGGTCCTCTGGAGCGGGTGTCTGGAGGGTGGCGGTTGCGGTTGCAAGCCCAGGCGGATCTGGAGGCTGATCAGGTGGTGCTGGCCGCCGGTGCGGGCTGCCTGGCGCTCTGGCCGGCGCTGGGCCAGCGGCTCCGGCTCAGCTGGGCCGGGGTGCTGGCCCTCGAGGCGATGCCCGCTGGCCGCCCCCCTGCCGGCAGTCGTTGGTTGGAGCAAGGACGGCGCGGGCGGCTGGTGCAGCCGCGGCACTGGCGCCGCCGGAGCCTGGAGCAGCAGGCGGCGACGTTGCAGCAGGAGGCCTGGATCGTCGATGCCGGGCTGGCGCCCTGGGGGAAGGGGGTGCTGGTGGGGCAGATCAGCCTGGTTCGCCCGCCGGCACGCCAGGCGGAGCCGCCCGATCCGGCCTGGATGGAGGAGCGCCTGCGCCAGGGCCTCAGCCAGCTGGAGAAGAGTCTGGGGAGCCTCGCCGGGCCGTACCGGCAGGTGCCGGTGACCTTCTGCGCCGGCGGAATCCCCCTGGCGGGCCCGATCGATGCGGCACCGGGACTCTGGGCCTTCACCGGGTTCAGCGGTGCCTTCGCCCAGGTGCCGGTGCTGGCGCCGCGGCTGGCCCAGGCCATGGCCCTGGCAGCCTCCAGGCCGAAGCCCGGCTGA